The segment GTCCCTGAAGGGTGGTCCCAGCTTGCTACCGACATCCTCGTTTCAAAATATTTTCGCAAGAGGGGCGTCCCAGTGGGTGGGTGCGAGAAATCCGCGGCTCAGGTCGTTGGCAGAATAACGAGTACTATACGCGATGCGGGAGAGCGTATTGGAAAATATTTCGCTTCAAAAGAGGATGCCGATATTTTCGAGGCCGAGCTCTCGTATATGCTGATAAACCAGGTCGGCGCCTTCAACTCGCCGGTATGGTTCAACTGCGGGCTCTATCACGCCTATGGCATCGAGGGGAGCGGGGGGAACTGGTTTTGGAATCATGAGACGAAGGAGTATGAGCTTACGAAAAATTCCTACGCCAGCCCGCAATGTTCGGCGTGCTTCATACAATCAGTTGAAGACGATCTCATGTCCATCTTCGAGCTGTCAAAAAATGAGGCGAAGCTTTTCAAATTTGGCTCAGGAACCGGGACCAATTTTTCCAGTTTGAGATCGAAATATGAAAAACTTTCAGGTGGCGGCACAAGTTCCGGTCTGATGAGTTTTCTCGAGGTACTGGATCGCGGCGCTGGCGCGACGAAGTCGGGAGGCACGACTAGACGCGCTGCAAAGATGGTCATCCTTGACGCGGACCACCCCGAAATTATCGATTTCATAGAGTGGAAGAAGAAGGAGGAAAAGAAGGTCGCGGCTCTAATCGAGGCGGGATATTCCTCCGATTTCAACGGAGAGGCCTACAAGACCGTATCCGGCCAGAATTCCAACAACTCCGTGCGCGTAACCGACGATTTCATGTATGCCTTTCTCAACGACGACAAATGGCAGACAAAGTTGCGTACCACTGGCGAAATACTCGAGGGATACTCAGCACGCGATCTTATGAGAAAAATATCGGATGCCACGTGGAGTTGCGCCGATCCGGGGCTCCAGTTTGATACCACGATCAACAAGTGGCACACGTGCAAAAATTCGGGGCGCATCAATGCGTCGAACCCCTGCAGCGAGTATATGTTTATCGATGACAGCGCATGCAACCTGGCTTCCATAAATCTTATGAAGTTTTACGATGAAGCTACAGGCACATTCGACGCCGATGGCTTCATGCACGCCTGCAGGATATTCATCATAGCGCAGGACATCCTCGTCGATTTTGCGTCATACCCGACGCTTCCAATTGCGAAGAATAGCCACAAGTTTAGGCCTCTTGGGCTCGGTTACGCCAACCTCGGAACTTTGCTGATGGTAAATGGAATGCCCTACGATTCCGACGAGGGACGAGCCCTTTGCGCCGCTATTACCTCAATAATGACCGGCACTGCGTATCTGACTTCCGCCGAACTCGCATCGCAGATAGGTGCTTTTGAAGAATACGCCAAGAATCGCGAGTCGATGCTGGAAGTGATAAGGATGCACAGGGACTACTCATACGAAATTCCTTCCGACAACCTGACCTCTTCCGTTGCAAAGCATGCAAGGGAAATTTGGGACAGAGCCTTGGCGGAAGGTGAGCGCTTCGGTTACAGAAATGCCCAGGTAACCGTGCTCGCTCCCACAGGCACCATCGGCCTTCTGATGGATTGCGATACCACAGGAATAGAGCCTGACTTCTCGCTGGTGAAGTTCAAAAAGCTGGCTGGCGGCGGATATTTCAAAATCGTCAACAGCTCTGTTGCGATGGTGCTTAGAAAG is part of the Myxococcales bacterium genome and harbors:
- a CDS encoding vitamin B12-dependent ribonucleotide reductase, giving the protein MVIKAAEKITKHAKKGKVLKVAKSGVSLSRRFTRSGVNPLEELKYDKRDSLITNPDGSIVFRMEDVQVPEGWSQLATDILVSKYFRKRGVPVGGCEKSAAQVVGRITSTIRDAGERIGKYFASKEDADIFEAELSYMLINQVGAFNSPVWFNCGLYHAYGIEGSGGNWFWNHETKEYELTKNSYASPQCSACFIQSVEDDLMSIFELSKNEAKLFKFGSGTGTNFSSLRSKYEKLSGGGTSSGLMSFLEVLDRGAGATKSGGTTRRAAKMVILDADHPEIIDFIEWKKKEEKKVAALIEAGYSSDFNGEAYKTVSGQNSNNSVRVTDDFMYAFLNDDKWQTKLRTTGEILEGYSARDLMRKISDATWSCADPGLQFDTTINKWHTCKNSGRINASNPCSEYMFIDDSACNLASINLMKFYDEATGTFDADGFMHACRIFIIAQDILVDFASYPTLPIAKNSHKFRPLGLGYANLGTLLMVNGMPYDSDEGRALCAAITSIMTGTAYLTSAELASQIGAFEEYAKNRESMLEVIRMHRDYSYEIPSDNLTSSVAKHAREIWDRALAEGERFGYRNAQVTVLAPTGTIGLLMDCDTTGIEPDFSLVKFKKLAGGGYFKIVNSSVAMVLRKLGYTQGQINDIIAYVMGSNSLNAAPHINEHSLRDKGFSDEDIARINKTLPGVFDITFAFNSHVLGKESMARFGITEDQYTAPGFNLLKAIGYSDEQIDEASKHICGHMTIEGAPHVKDHHLPVFDCASKCGKDGKRYLAPMAHIRMMAAAQKFISGAISKTINLPNECTVEEIEKLYLESWRKGLKAVALYRDGSKHAQPLNTVKDREKKEAAVVESVDGMASAQEFPKPRRRRLPKKRRGFTQEARIGGQKVYLRTGEYEDGTLGELFVDMHKEGAAFRSMMNCFAIAISLGLQYGVPLEEYVDCFTFTRFEPQGVVDHPNIKMATSVIDYAFRLLGMEYLGRTDFVQVKPTRDEDVKREIESSTAIEMTKEQEQKSKASKKDDDSGLSKIAKVVTAKAAAAQDGLQVAASTSSVVVNLSTRQGVSKNAASSANAQLSGIMRDAPFCDQCGHVTVRNGACYKCLNCGNSMGCS